The sequence CTGCTGGACCGCGACGGCGGCACGCTCAACGCGCTGCTCGGCACGCCCGGCATGGCCTGGCTGCTCGACCACCCGATGCTGTCGATCATCATCTTCAACACCTGGCGCGGCACCGCGTTCTCGATGATGCTCTACGCCGCCGCGCTGGAGAACGTGCCCCGCTCGCACCTGGAGACCGCCCGCCTGGCCGGCGCGTCCACCGGGCAGCAGCTGCGCGACGTGGTGTTCCCGCGCATCCGCGGCCACGTGCTGACCAACCTGCTGCTGATCAGCCTCTGGACGTTCAACGACTTCACGCCGTTCCTGATCACCGCCGGCGGCCCCGAGCAGCGCTCGGAGATCCTGCCGGTCTACGTGTACAAGGTGGCACTCTCCGGCGGCGAACTCGGCTTCGGCGCCGCCATCTCGTTCATCATGCTGCTGATCAACCTGGTCATCGCGCTGGTCTACCTGCGCATGCTGGGCCGCCGGAAGGAGGCGGCATGAGCACCGCGACGGAGGCGCGGGCCGACCTGGCGGCGCGGGCGGTCGCACGGCACGTGCTGGCCCGGGTCGGACGCTACGTCTTCCTCTGCCTCGTGCTGGCCTTCTTCGCCCTGCCGCTGCTCTGGCTGGCCACCGCGCCGTTCGACGACAACCCGTCGATCACCGCGTCGCTGCCGCGGTTCACCCTGGACAACTTCCGCGCCCTGCTGGACAACCCCTACGCGCTCAGCTCGCTGCTCAACTCGGTCTGGCTGGCCGGCGGCACCGCGGCGCTGGTGGTGGTGTTCGCCGCGCTGGCCGCGTACGCGCTCAGCCGGGTGCGGGTGCCGGGGCGCGACGCCCTGCTCTACGGGCTGCTGCTGCTCTCGTCCATCGTGACCGGCACCGCCACCATGGTGCCGCTGTTCGAGCTGGCGTTCCGGCTCAACCTGATCGACTCCCGGCTCGGGGTGATCCTGGTCCTCACCGGCGGCCTGCTGCCCGCGGCGATCTTCATCCTGAAGGACTTCATGGACGCCACCCCCACCTCGTACGAGGAGTCGGCGCGGGTCTTCGGCGCCAGCCCGCTGCAGATCATGCGGCACATCGTGGTGCCGGTCGTGCGGCCCGGGCTGGCCACCGTCGGCGTCTGGGCGGTGGCGAACGTGTGGGGCAACTTCCTGGTGCCGTTCCTGCTGCTGCGCGGCCCGGACAAGGCCCCGGCCGCCGTGATCATGTACACCCTCTACACCGAGGGTGGCCAGGCGGACCTGCGGCTGCTCTCCACCTTCTCGCTGCTCTACTCGCTGCCGGTGGCGCTGATGTTCGTCTTCGTCAGCAGCAGGTACGGATTCCGCTTCCACGGAGGGATCAAGCGCTGATGTCCGCCATCACCCTGCGCGAGTTGACCAAGGTCTACCCCAACGGGGTACGCGCCCTGGACGCCCTCGACCTGGAGATCGCCGACGGCGAGTTCTTCGCCCTGCTCGGGCCGTCCGGCTGCGGCAAGACCACCCTGCTGCGCACCATCGCCGGTCTGGAGCTCGCCTCCGCAGGCAGCGTGTCCATCGGTGACCGCGCGGTGACGAACCTGCCCCCCGGGCAGCGGGACGTGGCGATGGTCTTTCAGGACTACGCGCTCTTCCCGCACATGAGCGTGCGGGACAACATCGCGTACCCGCTGCGGATCAAGAAGGTCGGCCGGGCCGCCCGGCACGACAAGGCCGCGAACACCGCCGACGAGCTGGGCCTGTCGGCGCTGCTGGACCGCCGACCCGGGCAACTCTCCGGCGGCCAGCAGCAGCGGGTCGCCCTGGCCCGGGCGATGGCCTGCCACCCGCAGGTGTTCCTGCTCGACGAGCCACTGTCGAATCTGGATGCCCGGTTGCGGTTGGAGGCCCGGACGTTCCTCAAGCGGCTGCAACGCGAGCTCGGCGTCACCACCGTCTTCGTCACCCACGACCAGGCCGAGGCCCTCGCCCTCGCGGACCGGATCGCGGTGATGGAGGGCGGCCGGATCCGGCAGGTCGGCACCCCGACCGAGGTGTTCCGCCGCCCGGCCAACACCTTCGTCGCCGGGTTCATCGGCTCGACCCCGATGAACCTGGTGCCGGCCCGGGTCGACGGCGACGCCCTCGCCGTCGCCGGGGTGCGGCTGCCGGTGCCCGAGGACGTTCGCGGCCGGCTGACCGACGGGGAGCAGGTGGTCTACGGTGTCCGCCCCGAGTACCTCGACTACTCCCCCGACCCGGTCCCCGACGCCCTCACCGGGCAGGTCGTGGTGGTGGAGAACCTCGGCAGCTTCTCCCTGGTGTCGCTGGACGTGCCCGCCGGGGACGGCGCGACGACCAGCGTGCAGGTCGTGGTGCCGGAGGGGCGGGAACCGGACCCCGGCGACACCGGCTGGGCGGTGCCGCGGCCCGGGCGCTCCCTGGTCTACCGGGACGGTGAGCTGGTGACCGGCGCGGCGGCGCCGCCGGTGCCGGCGCCGCGTACCGGCGTCGGGGCGGACGCCTGACATGGTCACGCACCGGGGCAGGTGGACGCTGCGGGACCGCGCGGAGAGCATCATGCGCGCGCTGCCGGTCACCGTGCCCCCGGGCACCGCCGCGCTGACGGTACGGCTCGACCACCCCCGCGACGCGGGCGTGCTGGACCTCGGCTGCGTCGGCCCGGCCGGCTTCCGGGGCTGGTCGGGCGGCGCCCGCGACGGCTTCACCATCACCGCCGACTGGGCCACCCCCGGCTACCTGCCCGGCGAGCTGGAGCCCGGGGAGTGGCAGGTGCTGCTCCGGCTGCACCGCGTCCCGCCCGACGGGCTGCCGTACGAGGTCACCGCCACCACCAGCACCCACTCCCCCGCCTCACCGGCCGCGCCCGAGGCACCGCCCCGGCCGGAGCGGCCACCCCGACCGGCCGTCCCCGACGTCGACGGCCGACGCTGGCTCGCCGGTGACCTGCACGCACACACCGTGCACAGCGACGGCGCGTCCACCATCGACGAGCTGGCCGCCCTCGCCGTCGCCCGCGGCCTGGACTTCCTCGCCGTCACCGACCACAACACGACCAGCCACCATCCCTGGCTGCCCGGCGCATCGGCCCGCTACGGCGTCACGCTCGTGCCCGGGCAGGAGGTGACCACCGACCGGGGGCACGCCAACGTCTTCGGCCCGGTGGGCTGGATCGACTTCCGGGAGCCGGCCGACCGGTGGCTCGCCGCGGCCGAACGCGCCGGCGGGCTGCTGTCGATCAACCACCCGCTCGGCGGCGACTGCGCCTGGCGGCAGCCGGTGACCACCCGGACCAGACTCGTGGAGGTGTGGCACTCGGGCTGGTGGGACCGGACCTGGGGGGCGCCGCTGGCCTGGGCGCAGGCGTGGCGGCCGGATGTCGTACCGATCGGCGGCAGCGACTTCCACCGGCCCGGCGCGGACGCGCCACCCGGAGCCCCCACCACCTGGGTGCTCGCCGACGGCGACCCGGCCGACGAGGCCGCGGTGCGCGCCGCCCTGGCCGCCGGCCGTACCGCCGTCTCCGCCGGCCCCGACGCGCCGCTGCTGCTGCGACTCGGCGACGAACTGCTGGCGCTCGGCGCGGACGGCGCGCTGCTGGGCTACCCGGACGGCCGCCACCGCGTGGTCCGCGGCGACCGGTGCCTGCTGCCGGCCGACGACGGGCTGCACGTCCTGGAGTCCCACCGCATGGAGGTGATCGCACTGTGCAGCTGACCGGACGCACCAGAGTGGCCGGAGCCCCGGTCAACTACGGCATCTACCGGCCGGCCGACCCGGACGTCGACCCCGAGGAGCTGCTCGCGTCGCTGGCCGCCGACGGCTACACCGGCGTGGACTCCGGCCCGATCGGCTACCTCGGCACCGGCGAGGTGCTCGCCCGACGCCTCACCGGAACCGGGGTCGGGCTCGCCGGCGGCTGGGTCGACCTGCGTTTCGCCGACCCCGACAGGTACGCCGAGGACCTGGCCCGGCTCGACGCGGCGCTGGACGTGTTCACCGCCGTACCGGCCGACGACCCGCGCTTCGCGCCCCGACCCACCCTCGCCTGCCCCGGCAACCCGGCCCGGATGGCCAGCCCCGGCGCCCCGACGGACCTGGCCTCCGCGCTGCCCGCCGCCGCCTGGCCCGGCTTCGCCGCCCGGGTGCAGCAGGCCGTCGACCGGTGCCGGGACCAGGGCCTGGAGCCGGTGTTCCACTACCACCTGGGCACCGACGTGGAGACCGAGGCGGAGGCCGACCGGCTGCTGGAGCTGACCGACGTGGCGATCTGCCTCGACACCGGGCACCTGACCCTGGCCGGCGGCGACCCGGTCGCGGCGGTCCACAAGTGGGCCGGGCGGGTCGGCCAGGTGCACCTGAAAGACGCCGACCTGGCTACGCACCGCCGGGTCCGGGACGCCGGCGGGGGCCTCACCGACGTGGTCGCCGCGGGCGGCTTCTGCGCGCTGGGCAGCGGCGACGTCGACCTGGCCGGGGTGCTGCGCGGCCTCGACGAGATCGGCTACACCGGCTGGCTGGTGGTCGAGCAGGACGCGCCGGCGCAGGGGCGCGACCTGGACCGGATCCGCGCCGACCAGCGCGGCAACCGGCGGTGGCTGACGGAGGCGCTGCGATGACCGGGCCGGACAAGCGGATCAGGATCGCCGTGGCCGGGCTGGGCGTCATCGCCCGTACGGTGCATCTGCCGCTGCTGCAACGCCGCGCGGACCTGTTCGACGTCGTCGCGCTCAGCGACCTCTCCCCCACCCGGCTGGCCGAGCTCGGCGACCGGCACGGGGTCGAACCGGCCCGGCGGTACGCCGACGCGGCCGAGATGCTGGCCGGCGGCGGCTGCGACGCGGTGCTGCTGGCCACCTCCGGGTCGCACGGCGAACTCGCCGCCACCGCCCTGAGCCGGGGGCTGCCGGTGCTCTGCGAGAAGCCGCTCGCCTACACCCTCGCCGAGGCGCAGCGGCTGACCGAGACCGGGACGGCACTGATGGTCGGCTACATGAAGCAGTACGACCCAGCCGTCACCGAGGCCGCCCGACGGCTCGACGAGATCGGCGGCCCGGCGGCGGTGCACGCGGTCGAGGTGACGGTCCGGCACGCCGCCGGCGACCAGCAGCTCGCCTTCGCCAACCTGCCGCCCGCGCCGGGGGACGTCCCGGCTGCGGCGGTGGCCCGGCTGGTCGACGCCGACCAGCGGCTGCTCGACGCCGCGGTGGGCGCCGACGCCGGTGCGCGCGCCCTCTACCAGATCCTGATCAACAGCATCTGCCACGACCTGTCCCTGCTGCGGCTGTTCACCGGCGCGCCGGCCACCGTGGACCACGTGGCGACCTGGCCGCTGGCCCCCGCCGGGCCGGCCGAGCCGTCGGTGGAGATCTCCGGCCGGCTGCCCGCCGGCGGTCGGTACGGCATCCGCTGGCTCAACCTGCCGGACTACCCGGCCTACCGGGAGACGGTGACCCTGCACCACGCCCGGGGCGCGCTGGAACTGGACTTCCCGTCGCCGTACCTGCTCAACGCACCGACCACGCTGACCGCGGTGGACCGGCACCGGGACGGGGAACGGCGGACCGTGTTCCGGTCGGTGACCGAGGCGTTCGAGCAGGAACTGGTCGCCTTCCACACGATGGTGACCGCAGGCGCGCCCCCGCTGACCGGCATCGCCGAGGGCGCGGTCGACCTACGCACCAGCCAACAGGTGGTACGCCGCTACGGGGAGCTGACCGGCGCGGCGATCGGCGGAGAGGCGGCGGGCTGATGGACGAGCCGACCGAGATCATCGTGGTGCCGCACACCCACTGGGACCGGGAGTGGTACGAGCCGTTCCAGCGGTTCCGGCTGCGGCTGGTGGCGCTGCTCGACGACGTGTTCGACCGGATGGCCCACGACGAACGCCAACGGTTCACCCTGGACGGGCAGCTCGCCGCGGTCGACGACTACCTGGAGGTCCGCCCGGAACGCCGGGAGCAGGTGATCGCGCTGGTGCGGGCCGGGCGGCTGGCCATCGGCCCGTGGCAGATCCTGCTCGACGAGTTCCTCTGCTCCGGCGAGAACATCGTCCGCAACCTGGAACGCGGGCTGGCCCGCAGCGCGGCGCTGGGCGGCGCGATGCCGGTCGGCTACCTGCCCGACATGTTCGGCCACATCGCGCAGATGCCGCAGCTCCTGGCCGGCGCCGGGCTGGCCCACGCCTGCGTCTTCCGCGGCGTACCGGACCGGGTCCGGTCCCACGCGTTCGCCTGGCAGGCCCCAGACGGCACCACCATCCGCACCGAGTACCTGCCCGGCGGCTACGGCAACGCGGCCGGGCTGATGGACGACCCGCGCCTGGTCACCCGCCGCGCCACCGACCTGGCCGACCGGCTGCGCGGCTGGCGGCCCGCCGGCGACGACACGCCGATCCTGGCGATGTACGGCACCGACCACGCCGCCCCCGCGCCGGACGCCCCGGACCTGCTGGCCGCCGCGGCCGTCGACGGGGTGCGGTTGCGGCTCGGCACCCTCGCCGAGTATTTCGCCACCCAGCCGGCCACCGTGGCCGGGCTGCCCACCGTCGCCGGCGAGCTGCGCTCCCACGCCCGCGCCAACATCCTGCCCGGGGTGATCTCCGTACGCGCCCACCTGAAGCAGGCGATGGGCCGCGCCGAGCGGCGCGTCGAGCGGTACGCCGAACCTCTCGCCGCGCTCTACCACGACCAGTCCGTGCAGCGGTTCCTGGACATGGCCTGGGCCCGGCTGATCGACGCGAGCTGCCACGACTCGGTGACCGGGTGCGGCTGCGACGAGACCGCCGAACAGGTCGCCGCCCGGCTGGCCGAGGCGGACCAGCTCGGGCGGGCGGTCTGCGACCTGGTGGGGGCCCGGGTAGCCGCCGGGGTCCCCCGCGACGGGTACCTGCTGTTCAACCCCACACCGGCGACCCGGACCGCCCTGGTCCGCCTCGACGTCGAGGTGCCCGGGGACGGGCCTGTCGGCCTGCTCGACGCCGACGGCAGGGTCGCGCCGGCCCAGGTCCTCGACCGGGCCCGGACGCTGCTCGCCGACGACGTGGTGCCGGCCGCCGACCTGCCGGCGGTCCTCACCCGGGTGCACGGCACCGAGCTGTACGGGCAGGAGATCACCGCCTGGTCTGTGTCCCCCACCGACGCGACCCTGACCTTCGAGGTGGCCCGGCACGGCGACCCCGCCTTCGACGTCGAGGACGTCCGGCTCGCGCTCGCCGCGGCCATCGGCCCGGAGCGCTGGCGGGTACGCATCGTCGCCGCCCCGCGCGTGGCCGTCGCCGCGCTGGTCGAGGTGCCGGCGCTCGGGCTGGCCGCGGTCCGCCCGATGGCCCTCGCCCAGGCGCTGCCGGAACCCGGGCCGGCCCCGGCTGGTTCGTCGGTGCCCCGGTCCGGCGGGCCGGTCGCGGCGCCCGGGCCGGCCCCGATCCGCCGGCTGACGGGCGGCGTCCGGCCGGTGACGGTGGTCGACCGGACGGTCGACAACGGCCTGCTGCGGGTCGAGGTCGCCGAGGACGGCACGCTGGGACTGTTCACCCCGGACGGCGTGCGCGTGGACGGCGTCGGCCGGATCGTCGACGGCGGTGACGTCGGCGACAGCTACAACTACGCCCCACCGGCCGCCGACGAGCTGGTCGACAAGCCCCGGGCGGTGCGGACCGTCGTCGTGCACGACGGCCCGGTGGTCGCCGTGCTCGACGTGATCCGCGAGTACCGCTGGCCGGTCGGCGCCGACGTGGACGCCGGCTCGCGCCGGGTGGAGCGGGAGACGATCATCGTGACCACCCGGGTGGAGCTCCGGGCCGGTGAGCCGTTCGCCCGGCTGCGACTCAGCTTCGACAACCGCTGCGACGACCACCGGGTACGGCTGCACCTGCCCCTTCCCGCACCGGCCCGCTCGTCGTACGCGGAGGGGCAGTTCGCAGTCGTCGAGCGCGGCCTGACCGCCGAGGGCGGCGGCGGTGAGGTGCCGCTGCCGACGTTCCCCGCCTCCGGGTTCGTCGCCGCCGGCGGCGCCGAGGGGTCGCTCGCCGTCCTGCTCAGCCAGCCCACCGAGTACGAGCTGACCGACTCCGGCGGGGAACTGGCGGTCACCGTGCTGCGCGCGATCGGGATGTTGTCCCGCAACCGGCACGCCCTGCGCGACGAGCCGGCCGGCCCGCAGCTGCCCACGCCGCTGGCCCAGTGTCGGGGCGAGCGCAGCGTCGAGCTGGCGGTGCTGCCGTTCCGGGGCGACTGGCGGTCCGCCGGGGTGCCGGCGGCGGCCGAGGCGTACCGGCACGAGCTGCTCGCCTTCCCAGGTGCCAGCGACCCGACGGTCGGGCTGCCCGCACCGGTGGCCGGGCTGACGGTCGACGGGGACGGCGTCACGCTGACCAGCGTGCGGGACCGGGCCGGCCGGGTCGAGCTGCGGGTGGTGGCGACGCGCGACACCAGCGCCGTCATCGGGGCCGGCCGGGGCCTACGCGGCGCCTGTCGCGCCGACCTGCTCGGCCACCCGGGCGAGCCGCTGCCCGTGGACGGCGACGGGCTCGTCCGGCTGCCGCTGCGCGCGTGGGAGATCGCCACGGTGCAGCTCGACCTCGCCGGCTGAGCTGGGCGGGCCCGGAAGGGGCTATGCAGAACTCTTCATAGGGTCTACTGTGACACACCATGTCGGACCTTCGTATGACAGTGCCGCGCCTGCTGGTGTTGGAGGCGTTCCTCGATGAGCCCGAGTGCGAGCGATACGGTCTCGAGCTGGCGCACCTCGCCGGGCTCGCGCCGGGCACGATCTATCCGATCCTCGTGGCGTTCGAGGCCGCCGGCTGGCTGACCAGCCGGGCGGAAGAGGTGGACATCCACCTCGAGGGCCGGCCGCAACGGCGGTACTACCGCCTCACCGCCAGCGGCGTGACCGCCGGTCGGGCCGCCGTCGCCGCTCGGAAGCAGCGCACGCAGCGGGCGGGTGCCCGGAGGCTGGCGTGGTGAGCCCAGCCCGAGCAGGTGAGTCAGCGCGGCACCTGAGGCTGCCTCCTGCCGAGCGCGCCGCGGTCGCGCTGCTGAGTCGTCTGCTGCCGGCCGGCTTCCGGGCTCGGCAGCGCGACGAGTGGACGGCCGACCTGCTGAGCTTCACCAGCGGCGCGGGAACGCGATGGCGGTATCTCGCCGGCGCGGCATGGACGCTGCCCGCGCTGCGCCGCGCCGCACGTCGCGGTGGCTTCGCCGATCTGTCAACCGTCGCTCCGGCGCCGGGCGTGCTCGCCTCGATGGCCCACCTCTTCCTCCTCGGGCTGGGTTGGCCGGTGGTCTCCTGGCTGATCATGGTGCCCGTCACCTACCTGGCGGCGGACATTCCTGGGCGCCTCGCCCTGACCGGAGGGCCGGTCGACCCGAAGTCGCTGTGGCCGACGGACGGGCCGCTCGTCGTGCTGCTTCCCCTGCAGCTCCTGCTGCACCTGGGTGCCTCGGCGGTGATCCTCGGCGGGCCCTTCCTGCTGGGTACGTTCGGCGCGTCGGGGCTGGTGTCCGCCGTCGCGCAGCGACGCCGCAGCGGTAGGTACCGGCTCGTCATCGCCGGCGTCGGGCTCGCCTTTCTCGCCCTGACCGTCGTGGCTGGCCTCGCCTGGTCGTACGGCGCCTTCTACCCCGACGCGTTAGGCCTCGACAGCGGACGCACGGCCGCGGTGCTGGGCGCTGCGGCCGGCATCCTCGCCCTCGCCGGACGGCGCCTCGGCGCGCGCATCCGAACCGCGCTCGCGGCACTCGGCGTTCTCGCGATCACCGTGCCGTTCGTTCATCTCACGACAACCGGTGCCGCGATGCTCAACTGGTACCTCGACTAGACGGGGCTACATGGCCGCTTGGCGGGTGCCGGCGGAAGCCATGCCGAGCCAGGTGTGGGGATTTCCTTCCCAGCACCAGCCGAGTTTGGGTGCGTGCTGGCTGATCCAGATGGCGGGGACGCGGCGGTCGCCGGTGCGGGAGCCGCCGAGGGAGAAGCACTTGTTCTTCACCAGGATCTCGGGGAAGTGGGTGATCAGGGCGATGCCTTCCTCGATGGTGAGCATTGTTCTGCCCCGGCTGGCGATGGTTGCCATGGCGTCGTTGGGCACCACGCCGCAGAACTCCTCGCCGCGGTCGATGTCGAGCAGTAGGTAGGCGCGCTGGTCGGGGAGCTCGGTCTGTTTGGTGGTGACGAACCGTTCGAGGGCGCCGGGTTCGAAGGAGTGGTCAACGAAGCCGGGTTTGGGTTTGCCGTGCAGAGTGGTGCGCGGCATGGTCTGCTCGATCGGAACGACCTGCCGGGTGACCACGAGCAGGAACGGCACCCGGCCGGTGCCCGGCTCGTACCCAGCGGCCCCGGCGTTCACCGCGGTGTGGCGCAGCGGAGTGACCTGCGCGGTGAACTCTTTCTGGGACAGTCCGGCCAGTGCGGGGTAGTTGCGTTCGACGAGGTTGCTGACCTGTCGGTCGAACTCGGCGCCAGGGTCGTGGGTGGTGGGCGTCATGCGGCCTCCAATCCGTGCTCGGCGGCGATGCGCGCGATCTCGGCCGGGGTACCGGCCATGATGGTGCGGGCGTGTTCGGTGACGAGCTCGGCGGGCCAGTCCCACCATGCGGCGCGGCGTAGCCGTTCGATGTCGGTGTCGTCGAAGCGCCGGCGGATCTGACGGGCGGGGTTGCCGCCGACGATGGTGTACGGCGGCACGTCGCCGGTGACCACCGCGCCGGTGGCGATGATGGCGCCGTCGCCGATGCGGACACCGGGCATGATCGTGGCCTGATAGCCGAACCACACGTCGTTACCCACGACGGTGTCGCCGCGGCTCGGCATGCCGGTGACGATGTCCAGGGTCTTCTCGGTCCATTCGCCGCCGAACATGGTGAACGGGTAGGTGGACACGCCCATCGTGGGGTGTTCGGCGCCAGCCATCAGGAAGCGGGTGCCGGCGGCGATCGCGCAGTACTTGCCGATGATCAGCCGTTCCGGCCCGTAGGCGTAGAGCACGTTGCGGTGCTCGAAGGCGGTCGCGTCGTCGGGATCGTCGTAGTAGGTGTACTCGCCCACGACGATTTTCGGCGAGGTGACCAACGGTTTGAGGAACACCACGCGGTCGAAACCGGGGAGCGGGTGAACGGTCATGGGATCGGGTGCCAAGAGATGTCCTCGGGGTGAGATGGGGTGCTTCCGGTAGCGGCAAGCGCGTCACGCATGCAGGTCTGCCAGTACGCGGGCTCGGGTGGGATGGCGCAGCTTTCGCAGCGCTTCGCTCTCGATCTGCCGGATGCGTTCCCGGGTCAGCCCGTGCTTCTTGCCGATCTCGTCCAGGGTTCGGGGCTGGTCGTCGTCCAGGCCGTACCGCTGGCAGATCACTGCCGCTTCCCGCTCGGACAAGGTACCCAGCACGGTGTCCAGGTAGCGGCGCCGCCAGCGGGCCGCGACCGTGGTGGCGGGGTCGGGCGCATCGTCGCGGATGAGGTCACCCAGTTCGGTGCCGCCGTCCGCGCCGAGCGGGGTGTGCAGCGAGACCGGCTCGCGGTCGTATCGCAGCAGCAGCTCCACCTTCTCCACAGATAGGTCCAAGCTGGCCGCTACCTCGCCCGGTGTGGGATCCCGGTCGAGCTGCTGGGCCATCGCGCGGCGGGTACGGGTTACCCGGTTGAGCACCTCGACCAGGTGGACGGGCAGCCGGATGGTGCGGCTCTGGTCGGCCAGAGCACGCCCGATCGCCTGCTTGATCCACCAGGTGGCGTAGGTCGAGAACTTCAACCCGCGCCGGTGGTCGAACTTCTCCACCGCGCGCATCATCCCGATGTTGCCCTCCTGGATCAGGTCGAGCAGGGGTAGCCCGCCCGCCACGGCGTACCGCTTGGCGATCGAGACGACCAACCGGAGGTTGGCCTCGATCATGTGCTGCTTAGCGCGCCGGCCGTCCGTCGCGCGCCGCCGCAGCTCGGCGCACTCGGCGGGATCAAGCCGGTCGCCATCAGCGTCCAGCCGCTGCTGGGCCAGGCTGCCGGCTTCGACTCGCGCACCAAGGCGCACCTCCTGCTCCGCGGTCAGCAGCGGAGTGCGGCCGATCGTCTTGAGATAGTCGGCCACCGTGTCGGTGGTGAGACCAGCGGGTGTGGTGCCGGTGGCGGCAGGCAAGAAGCGAGGCTCCTTCCGGGTTGGCGACTGGGCTGTGAGGCGATCGGGTGGGCGGTCAGCGGCGGCCGGGGATCCGGCGCGGGCGGTGATGAGGAACCGGCAGCGGCTTGCGCTGCCCCGTTGGGGGGATGCGGTGGGCGGCACGCGGGCGTTGCGCGTTTTCGGCGCCGCCACGTTCGGTGGCGGTGGCGTTGCTGGGGTTGGCGGCCATAGTGGACTGCTCCCTTCCGTGCCGGCTGTTCACTGGCACGACCCAAATTTAGACTCGACCTAGAAAGTTGTCAAGAACAAATTTTGGTCGGACCCATGTATAGTGATGACATGACCACCCAGCCCACCGGACTCAGAGCCTTGAAGAAGCGCCAGACCAGGGAAAACATCTCCAACCAGGCCACCCGACTGTTCCTCGAACGCGGCTTCGACAACGTGACCATCGCCGACGTGGCCGCCGCCGCCCAGGTCGCCAAGATGACCGTCACCAACTACTTCCCCCGCAAGGAAGACCTGGCCCTGGACATGCAGGACGTCTTCGTGCAGCAGCTGGCCAACACCGTCCGCGAACGCCAACCAGGCGAGTCGGCGCTGACCGCGCTGCGCCGCGCCTACCTCGCGTCCGTGGCCGCGCACGACCCGGTCATCGGCTTCTCCGGCCCCCAGTTCGCCCGCATGATCACAGACAGCGCGGCGCTGGTTGCCCGCCTCCGCGAGTTCCACGACGACCGGGAGAAGGCCCTCGCCGCCGCCCTGGCCGAGGAGACCGGCGCCCCAGACGACGACATCGCTCCCCGCGTCGCCGCCACCCAACTAGCCGGCATCCACCGCCTGCTTTTCGAGGAAACCATGCGCCGCACCCTCGCCGGACACGACAACGACGACATCGCACAAGCCGTCACCCGGTACGCC comes from Micromonospora viridifaciens and encodes:
- a CDS encoding sigma-70 family RNA polymerase sigma factor, with product MPAATGTTPAGLTTDTVADYLKTIGRTPLLTAEQEVRLGARVEAGSLAQQRLDADGDRLDPAECAELRRRATDGRRAKQHMIEANLRLVVSIAKRYAVAGGLPLLDLIQEGNIGMMRAVEKFDHRRGLKFSTYATWWIKQAIGRALADQSRTIRLPVHLVEVLNRVTRTRRAMAQQLDRDPTPGEVAASLDLSVEKVELLLRYDREPVSLHTPLGADGGTELGDLIRDDAPDPATTVAARWRRRYLDTVLGTLSEREAAVICQRYGLDDDQPRTLDEIGKKHGLTRERIRQIESEALRKLRHPTRARVLADLHA
- a CDS encoding TetR/AcrR family transcriptional regulator, which translates into the protein MTTQPTGLRALKKRQTRENISNQATRLFLERGFDNVTIADVAAAAQVAKMTVTNYFPRKEDLALDMQDVFVQQLANTVRERQPGESALTALRRAYLASVAAHDPVIGFSGPQFARMITDSAALVARLREFHDDREKALAAALAEETGAPDDDIAPRVAATQLAGIHRLLFEETMRRTLAGHDNDDIAQAVTRYASVAFEALAPSLASYAIRPM
- a CDS encoding PadR family transcriptional regulator, yielding MSDLRMTVPRLLVLEAFLDEPECERYGLELAHLAGLAPGTIYPILVAFEAAGWLTSRAEEVDIHLEGRPQRRYYRLTASGVTAGRAAVAARKQRTQRAGARRLAW
- a CDS encoding DUF5701 family protein is translated as MTPTTHDPGAEFDRQVSNLVERNYPALAGLSQKEFTAQVTPLRHTAVNAGAAGYEPGTGRVPFLLVVTRQVVPIEQTMPRTTLHGKPKPGFVDHSFEPGALERFVTTKQTELPDQRAYLLLDIDRGEEFCGVVPNDAMATIASRGRTMLTIEEGIALITHFPEILVKNKCFSLGGSRTGDRRVPAIWISQHAPKLGWCWEGNPHTWLGMASAGTRQAAM
- a CDS encoding CatB-related O-acetyltransferase — protein: MTVHPLPGFDRVVFLKPLVTSPKIVVGEYTYYDDPDDATAFEHRNVLYAYGPERLIIGKYCAIAAGTRFLMAGAEHPTMGVSTYPFTMFGGEWTEKTLDIVTGMPSRGDTVVGNDVWFGYQATIMPGVRIGDGAIIATGAVVTGDVPPYTIVGGNPARQIRRRFDDTDIERLRRAAWWDWPAELVTEHARTIMAGTPAEIARIAAEHGLEAA
- a CDS encoding glycoside hydrolase family 38 N-terminal domain-containing protein: MDEPTEIIVVPHTHWDREWYEPFQRFRLRLVALLDDVFDRMAHDERQRFTLDGQLAAVDDYLEVRPERREQVIALVRAGRLAIGPWQILLDEFLCSGENIVRNLERGLARSAALGGAMPVGYLPDMFGHIAQMPQLLAGAGLAHACVFRGVPDRVRSHAFAWQAPDGTTIRTEYLPGGYGNAAGLMDDPRLVTRRATDLADRLRGWRPAGDDTPILAMYGTDHAAPAPDAPDLLAAAAVDGVRLRLGTLAEYFATQPATVAGLPTVAGELRSHARANILPGVISVRAHLKQAMGRAERRVERYAEPLAALYHDQSVQRFLDMAWARLIDASCHDSVTGCGCDETAEQVAARLAEADQLGRAVCDLVGARVAAGVPRDGYLLFNPTPATRTALVRLDVEVPGDGPVGLLDADGRVAPAQVLDRARTLLADDVVPAADLPAVLTRVHGTELYGQEITAWSVSPTDATLTFEVARHGDPAFDVEDVRLALAAAIGPERWRVRIVAAPRVAVAALVEVPALGLAAVRPMALAQALPEPGPAPAGSSVPRSGGPVAAPGPAPIRRLTGGVRPVTVVDRTVDNGLLRVEVAEDGTLGLFTPDGVRVDGVGRIVDGGDVGDSYNYAPPAADELVDKPRAVRTVVVHDGPVVAVLDVIREYRWPVGADVDAGSRRVERETIIVTTRVELRAGEPFARLRLSFDNRCDDHRVRLHLPLPAPARSSYAEGQFAVVERGLTAEGGGGEVPLPTFPASGFVAAGGAEGSLAVLLSQPTEYELTDSGGELAVTVLRAIGMLSRNRHALRDEPAGPQLPTPLAQCRGERSVELAVLPFRGDWRSAGVPAAAEAYRHELLAFPGASDPTVGLPAPVAGLTVDGDGVTLTSVRDRAGRVELRVVATRDTSAVIGAGRGLRGACRADLLGHPGEPLPVDGDGLVRLPLRAWEIATVQLDLAG